In Leclercia pneumoniae, the genomic window GTCTGGTTCAACGTAGCGGGCGCTGGCATCCTGACGCTGGCCTACTTCGGTAGCCGCGTTATACAGCAATTTGTTAGTTAGCAACCAAGGAGTTCCCCCTGGAACACATCTCCACCACCGCGCTGATCGTTACGCTGATCATCATGGTGGTTATTTCCGCCTATTTCTCCGGCTCGGAAACCGGCATGATGACCCTGAACCGTTACCGGTTACGTCATCGCGCCAAACAAGGTAACCGCGCCGCCCGCCGCGTAGAAAAGCTGCTGCGTAAGCCTGACCGCCTGATTAGCCTGGTGCTGATCGGCAATAACCTGGTCAATATTCTTGCCTCTGCGCTTGGCACCATTGTCGGGATGCGCCTGTATGGTAATGCAGGCGTCGCCATCGCCACCGGGGTGCTCACCTTTGTGGTGTTGGTATTTGCCGAAGTCCTGCCCAAAACTGTCGCTGCACTCTATCCAGAGAAGGTCGCCTACCCCAGCAGCTTCCTGCTGGCGCCGCTGCTTATTCTGATGATGCCGCTGGTGTGGTTACTGAATATGGTGACGCGCCTGCTAATGCGGATGGTGGGTATTAAAGCCGATGTCACGATCAGCAGCGCGCTGAGCAAGGATGAGTTGCGCACTATCGTTAATGAATCCCGCTCGCAAATCTCGCGCCGTAATCAGGATATGCTGCTGTCGGTACTGGACCTGGAAAAAATCAGCGTCGACGACATCATGGTGCCCCGTAACGAGATCGTCGGCATCGATATCAACGACGACTGGAAAGCCATTGTTCGCCAGCTCACCCACTCCCCGCACGGTCGCATCGTGCTCTATCGCGATTCACTGGACGATACCATCAGCATGCTGCGCGTGCGTGAAGCGTATCGCCTGATGACTGAGAAAAATGAGTTTACCAAAGAGGTCATGCTGCGCGCCGCAGACGAGATCTACTACATTCCGGAAGGCACGCCGCTTAGTACCCAGTTGGTCAAATTCCAGCGCAATAAGAAAAAAGTCGGTCTGGTGGTAGATGAATACGGTGACATTCAGGGACTAGTCACGGTCGAGGATATTCTTGAAGAGATCGTCGGCGATTTTACTACCTCTATGTCGCCGTCCCTTGCTGAAGAGGTGACCCCGCAGAATGATGGCTCTGTGCTGATAGACGGCAGCGCCAGCGTGCGCGAGCTGAATAAAGCCTTTAACTGGCATCTGCCAGAGGATGAAGCGCGGACGATAAACGGCATGATTCTGGAAGCGCTGGAAGAGATCCCGGCCGCAGGTACGCGGGTGCGTATCGGGCAATACGATATTGATATCCTGGATGTGCAGGACAATATGATTAAACAGGTGAAGGTGCTGCCGGTGAAGCCGCTGCGGGAGAGCGTGGCAGAGTCATGATGTTACAGGCCGGGTAAGCGAAGTGGCTACCCGGCCTGCAGGTACCAGTTACGCTTTCGCTTTCGCCACGGTCACCATCGCAGCGCGAATGGTACGGCCGTTCAGGGTATATCCCTTCTGCATGACCGCCAGCACGTTACCTGCGGCAACCTCTTCCGACTCCACCATCGCGATTGCCTGATGGACGTTCGGATCCAGCGCCACGTTGGTATCGGCCACGACTTCCACGCCGAACTTACGTACCACATCGAGCATGGATTTCAGCGTCAGTTCGATACCTTCAATCATCGCCGCGTTGTCCGGATTTGCTTTATCAGCCACTTCCAGCGCGCGATCCAGGCTATCGATCACCGGCAGGAGTTCATTGACGAACTTCTCCAGCGCGAATTTATGCGCCTTTTCGACGTCCAGCTCGGTACGGCGGCGCAGGTTGTCCATCTCCGCCTTCACGCGCAGGACGCTGTCGCGCTCACGGCCCTGGGCTTCAGCTAACTGAGCTTCCAGATTCGCAATTTTTTCATCGCGCGGATCCACCTGCTCAGCAGAAGCGTCCGGCTCAACCGCCTCAACTTCCTCGTGCTGTTCCATGATAATTTCTTCCGGGGCTTGCCCCTCAGGCGTTTTCTGTTCTTTACTACTCATGAATTTCTCCGCGTTTTTCTGCATTCAACTCGCTAACTTCGCTTATTATGGGGATCAGTTTCCGGGATTCAAGGGAACAAGCCACATTGTCATCATTCATTCGCACAAGGACCTCCAGAAAATGAATAATCATTTCAAGTGTATTGGGATTGTTGGTCATCCACGTCACCCCACCGCGCTGACGACACATGAAATGTTGTATCGCTGGCTGTGCGCCAAGGGCTATGAGGTGATGGTAGAGCAGCAAATCGCCCAGGAGCTACAGCTGACCAAGGTGAAAACGGGCACGCTGGCAGAAATTGGTCAGCAGGCCGACCTCGCGGTAGTGGTTGGGGGTGATGGTAATATGCTGGGGGCGGCGCGCACGCTGGCGCGCTACGACATCAAAGTGATTGGTATTAACCGCGGCAATCTGGGCTTTTTAACAGACCTCGATCCCGACAATGCTCAGCAGCAACTGGCCGATGTACTGGAAGGCCATTACATCAGCGAAAAGCGTTTTTTACTGGAGGCGCAGGTCTGCGCACAGGATTGCCAGAAACGCATCAGTACCGCCATTAACGAAGTGGTGCTGCACCCGGGTAAAGTTGCCCACATGATCGAATTCGAAGTCTATATCGATGAAACCTTCGCCTTTTCGCAGCGTTCCGACGGCCTGATTATTTCAACCCCGACCGGGTCAACGGCCTATTCGCTCTCTGCAGGCGGCCCGATTCTGACCCCCTCTCTGGACGCCATTACGCTGGTCCCCATGTTCCCGCACACCCTCTCGGCACGCCCGCTGGTGATCAACAGCAGCAGCACTATACGACTGCGCTTCTCGCACCGCCGCAGCGACCTGGAGATCAGTTGTGACAGCCAGATCGCGCTGCCAATTCAGGAAGGCGAAGATGTGTTAATCCGCCGCTGCGATTACCACCTCAATCTGATTCACCCTAAAGATTACAGCTATTTCAATACATTAAGCTCTAAGCTCGGCTGGTCGAAAAAATTGTTCTGATTTTGCATCCAGCACTTTACTGTATAAAAAACCAGTTTATACTGTATGAAAAAACAGTCATGGTTTTTCATACAGGAAAACGTTTATGCTGGCACAACTGACCATCAGCAACTTCGCCATCGTTCGTGAACTCGAAATCGATTTTCACAGTGGCATGACCGCCATCACCGGTGAAACCGGTGCCGGTAAATCTATTGCCATTGATGCGCTCGGCTTGTGCCTGGGCGGTCGTGCTGAAGGCGACATGGTGCGCGCAGGCGCGAGCCGTGCCGACCTCTGCGCCCGCTTCGCGCTCAAAGATACCCCTGCCGCCCAGCGCTGGCTTGAAGAGAACCAGCTCGAAGATGGCCGTGAGTGCTTACTCCGCCGCGTCATCAGCAGCGACGGACGTTCCCGTGGTTTCATCAACGGCACAGCCGTTCCCCTGTCGCAGCTGCGCGAGCTGGGTCAGCTACTGATTCAGATCCACGGTCAGCATGCGCATCAACAGCTTGTGAAACCTGAACATCAAAAATCGCTGCTTGATGGTTATGCTGGTGAGTATGCACTCACTCAGCTGATGGCTGAGCACTATCGCCAGTGGCACCATAGCTGCCGCGAGCTGGCCCACCATCAACAACAGAGCCAGGAGCGTGCAGCCCGTGCTGAGCTGCTGGCCTATCAGCTGAAAGAGCTGAATGAATTTAACCCGCAGGCGGGCGAATTCGAACAAATCGACGAAGAGTACAAACGTCTGGCCAACAGCGGACAGCTGCTCTCGGTTAGCCAGCAGGCATTGAGTCTGCTCGCCGATGGCGAAGATGTTAACCTGCAAAGCCAGCTCTATACCGTACGTCAGTTGGTAACCGAGCTGACGGGAATGGACAGCAAACTCTCTGGCGTGCTGGATATGCTGGAAGAGGCCGCCATTCAGCTCTCTGAAGCGGGAGATGAACTGCGCCACTATTGCGATCGGCTGGATCTCGACCCGAATCGTCTGTTTGAACTTGAGCAGCGTATTTCGCGCCAGATTTCTCTGGCCCGTAAACATCACGTGGCGCCGGAAGAGTTACCGGTTTACCACCAGTCACTTCTTGATGAGCAGCAGCTCCTTGACGATCAGGCCGATTCCCAGGAGACGCTCTCCCTGGCGGTGAGCGTTCATCACCAGCAGGCGCTGGAGACGGCGCAGCAGCTACATGAGGTTCGCCAGCGCTATGCCCAGGAGCTGAGCCAGCATATTACCGAGAGTATGCACGCCCTCTCCATGCCGCACGGTGTCTTCACCATCGAGGTGAAGTTCGAAGCCAACCATCTCACCGCAGATGGCGCAGACCGCATCGAGTTCCGTGTGACTACCAACCCGGGGCAGCCGCTGCAGGCCATCTCTAAAGTGGCTTCGGGGGGTGAACTGTCGCGTATTGCGCTGGCAATCCAGGTCATTACCGCGCAGAAGATGGAAACCCCGGCGCTTATCTTTGATGAAGTGGATGTGGGCATCAGCGGCCCGACGGCAGCCGTAGTCGGCAAACTGCTTCGCCAACTGGGAGAATCTACCCAGGTCATGTGCGTGACCCACCTGCCTCAGGTAGCAGGATGCGGACATCACCATTTCTACGTCAGTAAAGAGACCGATGGTGAAATGACCGAAACGCATATGCAGCCGCTGGACAAACGAGCCCGCCTGCAAGAGCTGGCGCGCCTTCTGGGCGGTAGCGAGGTAACACGTAATACGCTCGCGAACGCGAAAGAACTGCTGGCTGCCTAAACTTTTTCGGGATCTCAGAGTCATACAGAACAATAAAAACGCCGCCAGACCTGGCACCAAAGGTTTTAAAGTGGTGAAAGGTCTATTATCATCGGCATATTACATATGAGCCGTCGCGTATTGCTCGGGCCCGAAAAGGAATCAAATCACTATGCGCTGTAAAACGCTGACCGCTGCCGCAGCGGTTCTCCTGATGTTGACCGCTGGCTGCTCCACCCTGGAACGTGTGGTTTATCGCCCAGACATCAACCAGGGGAACTACCTGGCACCCAATGATGTGTCTAAAATTCGTGTTGGTATGACGCAGCAACAGGTTGCTTATGCCCTGGGTACGCCGATGATGTCCGATCCGTTCGGCACCCAGACCTGGTTCTACGTCTTTCGTCAGCAGCCTGGCCACGAGAGCGTGACCCAGCAAACGCTGACGCTGACCTTTAACAGCAGCGGTGTGCTGACCAATATCGATAACAAACCTGCACTCACCAAAGAGTAAGGCTGTCTGGAATGCAAAAAAGGTGCTCAGTGAGCACCTTTTTTATGGCATAAGGACCTTATTTTGCAGCTTTTTCAGCACGCTGGCGTCGCAGCTCTTTCGGGTCGGCAATCAGCGGGCGGTAAATCTCTACCCGGTCGCCATCGTATAGCGTATCGCCCAGTTTTACCGGACGGCTGTAGATACCGACTTTGTTCTTCGCTAAATCGATGTCGCTGCGCAGTTCCAGAATACCGGAGCAGCGGATAGCCTCTTCCACCGTCGCCCCCTCTTCCAGGGAAACGCGCTGGAGATACTGTTTTTCCGGCAGCGCGTAGGCTACCTCCACAGCGATTTTAGCTGGCACTGTAAACCTCTTTTGCGCGCGAGGTAAACGCCTGCACCATGTTCGCCGCCAGCTCTTTAAAGATGCGACCAAACGCCAGCTCAATCAGCTTATTGGTGAATTCGAAGTCGAGATGAAACTCGATACGACAGGCATCAGCGCTAAGCGGAGTAAACTTCCAGCCGCCCATCAACTTCTTGAAGGGGCCATCCACCAGCTGCATCAAAATACTCTGATTGTTGGTCAACGTATTACGGGTCGTAAACGTCTTGCTAATGCCCGCTTTCGAGACATCAACCGCGGCGGTCATTTGCGTCGGGCCAGATTCCAGCACCCGGCTTCCGGTACATCCCGGAAGGAACTCTGGATAAGCATCCACATTGTTCACTAACTGATACATTTGTTCCGCACTGAACGGAACAAGCGCAGTACGACTAATCTGAGGCATAGCGTTTTCCATGATCACACAACCACTAAATAATAACATTTATCGCTTGTTAAAAAAACGCTAAGCCTCATCTCGTGCTAAGATAGCGCGTTAGGCCTCACAGGACGCAATGAGGTGACTTTTGACATCAGATTACTTATGGCTTCACGACACTTATGACGAAGAAAAAAGTACATAAACCCGGCTCGGCAACCATTGCGCTCAATAAGCGTGCCCGCCATGAATACTTCATTGAAGAAGAATTCGAAGCCGGCCTTGCGCTGCAGGGCTGGGAAGTAAAATCGTTGCGCGCCGGTAAAGCTAACATCGGCGATAGCTATGTCATTCTTAAAGACGGCGAAGCGTTTCTGTTCGGCGCCAACTTTACGCCGCTGACGGTCGCCTCGACGCATTACGTTTGCGACCCGACCCGCACCCGTAAGCTGCTGCTGAACATGCGCGAACTGGAGTCCCTTTACGGGCGCATCAATCGCGAAGGCTATACCGTGGTTGCCCTGTCGCTGTACTGGAAAAACGCCTGGTGCAAAGTCAAAATTGGCGTGGCGAAAGGTAAGAAACAGCACGACAAACGCTCTGATGTGAAAGAGCGCGAGTGGCAGGTCGACAAAGCACGTATCATGAAAAACGCAGGCCGATAAATCCTGCGCACTTATTGGTCAATTCAATAAGTTAGGTTATGGGCTGGTATCCCGGACGACAAATCTGGTATACTGCGTTCAACACTATTGGGGCTGATTCTGGATTCGACGGGATTTGCGAAACCCAAGGTGCATGCCGAGGGGCGGTTTGCCTCGTAAAAAGCCGCAAAAAAATAGTCGCAAACGACGAAAACTACGCTTTAGCAGCTTAATAACCTGCTCTGAGCCCTCTCTCCCTAGCTTCCGCTCTTAAGACGGGGATCAAGAGAGGTCAAACCCAAAAGAGATCGCGCGGATGCCCTGCCTGGGGTTGAAGTGCTAAAACTAATCAGGCTAGTTCGTTAGTGGCGTGTCTGTCCGCAGCTGGCGTGCGAATGTAAAGACAAACTAAGCATGTAGTACCGAGGATGTAGAAATTTCGGACGCGGGTTCAACTCCCGCCAGCTCCACCAAATGATGATCCGGATACGTCCGGTGAAGTACAGAAAGCCCGCATGGCACAAGCCCTGCGGGCTTTTTTGTGTCTGTCGTTGTCCGAGAACATCCGGCTAAATCCAGAGAAAATTGGTACACGTTTAGGTACACGCTATACTGTGGACCATTAAACGTGTACCAATTATGGAAGGGATCCAGACATGGCGCGCATTACACGCCCCCTCACTAACAACGAAATCCTCAAAGCGAAACCCCGCGAAAAAGACTTCACCCTGCATGATGGTGATGGCCTGTTCTTACTCGTCAAAACCTCCGGTAAAAAACTCTGGCGCTTCCGTTATCAACGACCGGGAAGCAGCAGCCGCACAAATTTGAGTCTCGGCTCATACCCTGCCCTTACACTCGCAGCAGCTCGTCAGATACGCGACCAGCACTTAACCACACTCGCGCAAGGCATGGATCCACAACAGCAACAGGAGCAAGCATCAGAACAACGCCAGATTGAGTTAGACAGCATTTTCTCAACTGTGGCTGCAAACTGGTTCCAGATTAAAAGCAGAAGTGTCACAGAGGATTATGCAAAGGATATTTGGCGTTCTTTGGATAAAGACGTGTTCCCGGCAATCGGTGCGATACCCGTTCAGGAGATAAAAGCCAGAACGATTGTTGAAGCACTTGAGCCAATCAAAGCACGAGGGGCACTGGAGACTGTTCGCCGACTGGTACAGCGTATTAACGAAATAATGATTTATGCTGTTAACACTGGTCTGATTGATGCCAACCCGGCATCAGGTGTAGGTATGGCCTTTGAGAAGCCCAAAAAGCAAAATATGCCGACACTGCGACCAGAAGAATTGCCGAAACTGATGCGTTCTTTGGTGATGTCCAATCTCTCTGTATCGACGCGCTGCCTGATTGAATGGCAACTCCTTACTCTTGTACGTCCTTCTGAGGCTTCCGGTGCTCGATGGAAAGAGATTGATCTCGAGGAAAAGCTCTGGACGATTCCAGCCGAACGGATGAAGGCTAAGCGGGAACACATAGTCCCTTTATCATCCCAGGCGTTAGATATTCTTGAAGTGTTGAAACCTATCAGTGCTCATCGCGAACATATTTTTCCAAGCAGGAATGATCCAAAACAACCAATGAATAGTCAGACTGCGAATGCTGCCCTCAAGAGGATAGGGTACAGCGGGAAACTAGTAGCACATGGTTTACGATCCATAGCAAGTACAGCTATGAATGAGGCTGGTTTTAATCCTGATATAATTGAAGCGTCGCTGGCACATAGCGACAAAAA contains:
- a CDS encoding HlyC/CorC family transporter yields the protein MEHISTTALIVTLIIMVVISAYFSGSETGMMTLNRYRLRHRAKQGNRAARRVEKLLRKPDRLISLVLIGNNLVNILASALGTIVGMRLYGNAGVAIATGVLTFVVLVFAEVLPKTVAALYPEKVAYPSSFLLAPLLILMMPLVWLLNMVTRLLMRMVGIKADVTISSALSKDELRTIVNESRSQISRRNQDMLLSVLDLEKISVDDIMVPRNEIVGIDINDDWKAIVRQLTHSPHGRIVLYRDSLDDTISMLRVREAYRLMTEKNEFTKEVMLRAADEIYYIPEGTPLSTQLVKFQRNKKKVGLVVDEYGDIQGLVTVEDILEEIVGDFTTSMSPSLAEEVTPQNDGSVLIDGSASVRELNKAFNWHLPEDEARTINGMILEALEEIPAAGTRVRIGQYDIDILDVQDNMIKQVKVLPVKPLRESVAES
- the grpE gene encoding nucleotide exchange factor GrpE; translation: MSSKEQKTPEGQAPEEIIMEQHEEVEAVEPDASAEQVDPRDEKIANLEAQLAEAQGRERDSVLRVKAEMDNLRRRTELDVEKAHKFALEKFVNELLPVIDSLDRALEVADKANPDNAAMIEGIELTLKSMLDVVRKFGVEVVADTNVALDPNVHQAIAMVESEEVAAGNVLAVMQKGYTLNGRTIRAAMVTVAKAKA
- the nadK gene encoding NAD(+) kinase, encoding MNNHFKCIGIVGHPRHPTALTTHEMLYRWLCAKGYEVMVEQQIAQELQLTKVKTGTLAEIGQQADLAVVVGGDGNMLGAARTLARYDIKVIGINRGNLGFLTDLDPDNAQQQLADVLEGHYISEKRFLLEAQVCAQDCQKRISTAINEVVLHPGKVAHMIEFEVYIDETFAFSQRSDGLIISTPTGSTAYSLSAGGPILTPSLDAITLVPMFPHTLSARPLVINSSSTIRLRFSHRRSDLEISCDSQIALPIQEGEDVLIRRCDYHLNLIHPKDYSYFNTLSSKLGWSKKLF
- the recN gene encoding DNA repair protein RecN, whose product is MLAQLTISNFAIVRELEIDFHSGMTAITGETGAGKSIAIDALGLCLGGRAEGDMVRAGASRADLCARFALKDTPAAQRWLEENQLEDGRECLLRRVISSDGRSRGFINGTAVPLSQLRELGQLLIQIHGQHAHQQLVKPEHQKSLLDGYAGEYALTQLMAEHYRQWHHSCRELAHHQQQSQERAARAELLAYQLKELNEFNPQAGEFEQIDEEYKRLANSGQLLSVSQQALSLLADGEDVNLQSQLYTVRQLVTELTGMDSKLSGVLDMLEEAAIQLSEAGDELRHYCDRLDLDPNRLFELEQRISRQISLARKHHVAPEELPVYHQSLLDEQQLLDDQADSQETLSLAVSVHHQQALETAQQLHEVRQRYAQELSQHITESMHALSMPHGVFTIEVKFEANHLTADGADRIEFRVTTNPGQPLQAISKVASGGELSRIALAIQVITAQKMETPALIFDEVDVGISGPTAAVVGKLLRQLGESTQVMCVTHLPQVAGCGHHHFYVSKETDGEMTETHMQPLDKRARLQELARLLGGSEVTRNTLANAKELLAA
- the bamE gene encoding outer membrane protein assembly factor BamE, producing the protein MRCKTLTAAAAVLLMLTAGCSTLERVVYRPDINQGNYLAPNDVSKIRVGMTQQQVAYALGTPMMSDPFGTQTWFYVFRQQPGHESVTQQTLTLTFNSSGVLTNIDNKPALTKE
- a CDS encoding RnfH family protein — protein: MPAKIAVEVAYALPEKQYLQRVSLEEGATVEEAIRCSGILELRSDIDLAKNKVGIYSRPVKLGDTLYDGDRVEIYRPLIADPKELRRQRAEKAAK
- a CDS encoding type II toxin-antitoxin system RatA family toxin codes for the protein MPQISRTALVPFSAEQMYQLVNNVDAYPEFLPGCTGSRVLESGPTQMTAAVDVSKAGISKTFTTRNTLTNNQSILMQLVDGPFKKLMGGWKFTPLSADACRIEFHLDFEFTNKLIELAFGRIFKELAANMVQAFTSRAKEVYSAS
- the smpB gene encoding SsrA-binding protein SmpB, with the translated sequence MTKKKVHKPGSATIALNKRARHEYFIEEEFEAGLALQGWEVKSLRAGKANIGDSYVILKDGEAFLFGANFTPLTVASTHYVCDPTRTRKLLLNMRELESLYGRINREGYTVVALSLYWKNAWCKVKIGVAKGKKQHDKRSDVKEREWQVDKARIMKNAGR
- a CDS encoding integrase domain-containing protein; this encodes MARITRPLTNNEILKAKPREKDFTLHDGDGLFLLVKTSGKKLWRFRYQRPGSSSRTNLSLGSYPALTLAAARQIRDQHLTTLAQGMDPQQQQEQASEQRQIELDSIFSTVAANWFQIKSRSVTEDYAKDIWRSLDKDVFPAIGAIPVQEIKARTIVEALEPIKARGALETVRRLVQRINEIMIYAVNTGLIDANPASGVGMAFEKPKKQNMPTLRPEELPKLMRSLVMSNLSVSTRCLIEWQLLTLVRPSEASGARWKEIDLEEKLWTIPAERMKAKREHIVPLSSQALDILEVLKPISAHREHIFPSRNDPKQPMNSQTANAALKRIGYSGKLVAHGLRSIASTAMNEAGFNPDIIEASLAHSDKNEVRRAYNRSIYLLQRRDLMDWWGKNVKSISI